From the Salipiger sp. CCB-MM3 genome, the window CATCGACCGACTTCCGCGCGCCCTGAAGGACGCGGGCTTTCGCGGAGAGGTGACGCGTGACAGCGCGCTGAGGGCGGCCATGTCCACCGACAATTCCGTCTATCGCATCCTGCCCGACCTCATCGTCGCGCCGCGCGATGCTGCGGATGTGGCGGCCTGCATGTCGGTGCTGGAGCGTCCCGAGTTTGCCCATGTCCCGCTGACCGCGCGCGGCGGCGGCACCGGCACCAATGGCCAGAGCCTCAACCGCGGCATCATCCTCGACATGCGCCGCCATATGCACCGGCTGCTGGAGGTCGATCCCGAGGGACAATGGGCCGACGTGGAGCCGGGCATCGTGCTCGACGATCTGAACGCGCAGCTGCGGCCTAAGGGGCTGTTCTTTGCGCCTGAAACCTCGACCTCGACCCGCTGTGTCGTCGGCGGCATGGTGTCGACCGATGCTTCGGGCAAGGGCTCGCGCATCTACGGCAAGACCTCGGACAATCTCTTGGGGGTCGAGATCGCGCGGGGGCAGGGGCTGGTCTCCAGCCTCAGCGACGCGCCGGACTGGGCCGCGCCGATGCTGGCGGCGGCAGAAACCGCAGCGCGGGCCGGGCGCGCGGCCTTCATCAAAAACACCCCGCGGCTCAACCGTCGCTTCACCGGCTATGACCTCGAGCGCGCCTGCCCCGAAGAGGGCGGCTTTCAGTGGTGGCGGCTGTTCCCCGGATCCGAAGGCACGCTTGGGCCGATCACCCGCATCCGGGTGAAGCTCCGCCCGCTGCCCAAGGAAAAGCGCCTCGTGGTCGCCGGGTTTGCCAGTTTCCGCGACTCGCTGGCCGCTGCGATGCCGCTTCTGCAGGACAATCCGACCGCCATCGAGGTGATGGACGAGCGGGTGCAGGCCCTCGCCGAAGAGGCCGGTCTGCTTGGCCGCCTGCCCGAAACCCTGCGTCCGCTGGGCGGTGAGGCGCTGGCCTACACATTCGTCGAATTCAATGGCGACGATGCCGCGGAACTTGCGGCGCGCATCGCGGCTTGCGAGGCGCGTCTGCAGGGCTTGCCCGGCATCCGGGCGGTGCATGTCGCGGCAGGCAGCGATGAAATCCGCGACCTTTGGGCGGTCCGCTCGGCCGGTGTCGGGCTCTTGGGCAAGATCGACGGCCGGGCGCGCCCCGTTGCCTTCGTCGAAGATTGTGTTGTGCCGCCCGAGACGCTGCCGGAGTTCCTCGACGGTTTTCTCGACATTCTCACCCGGCATGGGCTGAGTTTTGGCATCTACGGCCATGTGGACGTCGGCTGCCTGCACATCCGCCCGGCGCTCGACATTGACGCAGAGGAGGGCCGCGCGCGGCTGGTGCAGGTCTCTGACGAGATCTTCGAGTTGGTCAACCGCCATGGCGGCATCTTCTGGGGCGAGCACGGCAAAGGGGTGCGCGGTGCCTATCTCGAGGGCTGGATCGGGCCGGAGGCCTATGCCGCGCTGCAGGGGGTAAAGGCCGCCTTCGATCCTTCGGGGCGTTTCAATCCCGGCAAACTGGTCGCCGCGGGCGCGCCGGTCATGGGTATCGCCACGACACCCTTCCGCCCGTTCAACGCACCTGAGGGCGATCCGCTGGAAAAGGCTTTCCGCTGCAACGGCAATGCCCAATGCCTCAGCTATGCGGCGAGCGTGCCCATGTGCCCGTCCTTCAAGGCGACGGGGGACGTGCGACACTCGCCGAAGGGACGCGCCGATGCGCTGCGCGCATGGCACGGGGACCGGCAGACCGGAGAGGCGACGATAGACGAGGCGGACCTTCTCGGCACGCTCGACACCTGCCTCGGTTGCAAGGCCTGCGCCTCGACCTGCCCGGTGCAGGTGGACATCCCGGCGATGCGGGCGGCGTTCTACGCGGAGGTCTACACCCGCAAGGCGCGGCCGCTGACCGACCGGGCGATGCTGCTGGCCGAACGTCTGAGCCCGCTCATGCTGCGCGCGGCACCCGTGATACGACCGTTCTGGCCGCTCGCACGGCGCGTGGCAGAGGTGATGCTGGGCGTGACGGATTTACCCGGAGAACTAGCGCACCCCTTGCCGCGTTCGGCACGGATCTCGCTGGCCGAGCTCAAACAGCGCGCGCTTCCGGAGCGTGCGGTTCTTGTGTGGATGGATTGGTTCTCGGCGCTCTATGACGGCGTGACGCAGCGCGATGTCTATCAAGGCCTCACGGCGCTCGGTTATGCGCCGCTCTTTGTCGAGATGCTGCCAGCGGGCAAAGTGGCGGGCGATCTTGGCGACCGGGCGGGGTCTGCGAAGATGGCGGGGCGTTTGGTGGCGGCGCTCAGCAACGGCGCGGCCAGCGGCGCGCCGATGATCGGTCTCGACCCGGCCTTCGTCATGGCGCTGCGGCAGGACTATCGCAAGGCGGGGCTCGACGTGCCGGAGGTGCTCTTGCCGCAGGAATTTCTTGCGGCGGAGGTCCGGCGCGGGGCGACGCTGCCGCAGGTGCCCGGCGGGGCGCTGAGCCTCTTCACCCATTGCACCGAAAGTACCGGAGCGCCGGGGGCGCGGAAAGACTGGCAGGAGGTGTTTGCCGCGCTTGGCCTGCAGATCGACACGCCCGCGACCGGCTGCTGCGGCATGGCGGGCATGTTTGGGCACAAAGAACGGCACCAGCAGATGTCTCGCAAGCTGTTCGATATGTCTTGGGCGGAGCCTTTGGCCAAGGCTGAGGAGGCAGTGGCCACGGGGTTTTCCTGCCGCTGCCAGACGGAGCGGCTCGCGGGCATGCCGATGCGTCACCCGCTGGGCCTGATTGCCGACCGTCTGAAATAAGCTTCGCGAAGGCTCCAAACCCGGTGTTTTGCCCCGGAAGGCCGCAGGATTGATCACCTGCGCGCCGAAGCGCGTTCGCGGGCAGCCCATCCTTCCCATTCCCGTTGCGCCGGGTAACCCGTTCCGCCAACCTGTGGAAACAGTCTATATTGGTGACCAAACCGTCACCATTTTGGTGAATGTTTTTGGGAGGACCCTCGTGAAGCCAGCTGCGCGCCGGGAAATGATTGTGCAACTTGTCGAGGATCTCGGGGAGGTGCTTGTCGACAGTCTTGCCGAAAGGTTCGATGCCTCCCGCGAGACGATCCGGCGCGATCTGAACGAATTGGACGGGGCGGGGCGGATCCGCAAGTTTCACGGCGGGGCCCGCAAAGCCTCGAGCCGGGGCGACGGCGGGCTTGTCGAGGGGCCTTTCGACACGCGGATGGAGACATTGGCGGGCGAAAAGGCGGCGATCGGGCGCTGCGCCGCGGGCCTCTTTGACGAGGGGGCGGTGATCTTCATCGACACCGGATCGACAACGATCGCCTTTGCACGGGCGTTGGCGCGGCGGCGCGCGCTTACCGTGATCACCAATTCGCCGGAGATCGCCCGCCTTCTTTCCCGCCCCGAGGGCCAGCATCGGGTCTACCTCGTCGGCGGCGAGATTGCCGCCGAGGGTCGCGAGACGCTGGGCGCGCTGGCCATCGAACAGCTTGGCCGTTTCAAGGCCCGCCATGCGGTGCTCACGATCGGCGGGATGACCACCGGGGAAATCATGGATTTTGACCTGCGCGAGACGGAACTTGCCCGCGCCATGGTCTCGCGCGCGGAAGAGGTCACCGTGCTGGCGGATCACAGCAAGCTTGGCCGCGCGGCGGTGTTCGAGGTGGCGGCGCTCACAGACATTGATCGTTTGGTGACTGACCGTTTGCCCACCGCCGAGATGCAGGCGGCACTGCGCGCGGCAGGGGTCGATCTAATCATCGCGCCCGACGAGTGACGGCCCATGCGCTGAAACTTTCCGCAAAGCCCGCCCCGGTCGGCGGGTTTTCTTGTTCATGCACTGCCGCAATGTTGTGGATACAGTCATTATGATGCACGATCAGTCAAAATCCAAAGCGCCAATCATTTCGCGCTTTGGAAAGTGACGGAGGCGTAGCTTGACCATTTCAGTGCCCGACACGGACGTCGCAATCATCGGGGCCGGTGTTGTGGGCTGCGCGATGGCGCGACGCTTTGCCTTGGAAGGCGCCCGCGTTGTGGTGATCGAGGCGGGCACAGACATCCTATCCGGCGCGTCGAAAGCCAATAGCGCGATCCTGCACACCGGGTTCGACGCGCCGCCGGGGTCGCTTGAACTGCACTGCATGCAGCAGGCCTATGACGAATACCTCAGCATTCGCAATGAGATGAACCTGCCACTTCTGGAGACCGGCGCGATGGTGGCGGCGTGGACCGCGCAGGAGGAAGAGCGTCTGCCAGACTTGCTTGCGCAGGCGCAGGAAAATGGGGTGAGCGACGCGCGGCTGATCTCTCGCGCCGAGGTGCTCGCCCGCGAGCCGCATCTGGCGGGGGACGTGCGCGCCGCGCTTCTGGTGCCGCGCGAGCATGTGGTCGACCCGTGGTCGGCGCCGCTCGCCTATGCGACGCAGGCGCAGGCGCTTGGCGCGCGCTTCATGTTTGCCGCGCCGCTTCAATCGGCGCGGCGCGACGGCGGCACTTGGCATCTGGCGACTGCTGCGGGAGAGTTGCGCGCAAGAACTGTGGTCAATTGCGCGGGTCTGTACGGGGATCATATTGAGGCGATGTTGACCGGCGCCAGCCGCTTTGAGATCCGCCCGCGGAAGGGGCAATTCGTGGTCTTCGACAAGGCGGCATCGGCGCTGCTGCGTACGATCCTGCTGCCGGTGCCGAGCGACCGGACCAAGGGCATCGTGTTGACGCGCACGGCGTTCGGCAACCTTCTGGTCGGCCCGACGGCGGAAGAGCAGGAGGCGCGCGACCGTCCCGATGTCACCCGGCCCGAGCTTGACGCGCTGATCGCAAGAGCCGGAGAGATGGTGCCGGGGCTGCGCGACATGCCGGTCACGGCGGTCTATGCCGGATTGCGCCCAGCGAGTGAGCGCAAGGAATACCGTGTCCATGCCGATGCCGACCTTGGCTATTATTGCGCCGGGGGGATCCGGTCCACCGGGCTCACCGCCTCACTGGGCATCGCACGCCACGTTTTCGACCTTTGGGCACAGGCGTATTCCGCGTCCGGGCCCGCCGTCGCCGCGCCGCCAGTCGTCAAGGTGCCCAACCTTGCCGAACACCGCCCACGAGACTGGCAGCGGCCGGGACATGACGGCATCCTGTGCCACTGCGAAATGGTCACAACGCGCGAGGTTGAGGCGGCGCTGCAAAGCCCGCTGCCGCCGGGCGATTTCGGCGGCCTCCGCCGCCGCACCCGCTGCGCCATGGGCCGCTGTCAGGGGTTCAACTGCCTCGCCCGGATCGCCAGCCTGTGCGAAGGCCGTCTGCGCGCGCCGATGGTCTCGGAGGACGCGCCATGACCGCCCGCGATGACTATGACGTGATCGTTGTCGGTGGCGGGCCAGCGGGCCTCTCGGCCGCCACGACGCTCAAAGCGCTCGGCGTTGAAAGGGTTCTGCTGCTCGAAAGGTTTGAAGCTGCAGGCGGGATGCCGCGCCATTGCGGCCATCCGCCGTTTGGCATGCGCGAGTTTCGCCGGATCCTCAGTGGCCCTGCCTATGCGCGCCGTTTGGTGGCCGAGGCGGAGCGTGCCGGGGTCGAGATACGCACCCGCAGCAGCGTGCTTGAGCTGAAACCCGGCGGCGTGCTCGAAGTGGCCACGACCGAGGGGATCGAGCACCTCACTGCCCGCCGCATCCTCATTGCAACGGGCACTCGTGAGCAGTCCCGCGCCCAACTGCTGGCACCGGGGCTCCGCCCTCTAGGGGTGATGAACACCGCCGCGCTGCAATCCTTCGTCTATCTCGACGGCCGCGCCCCTTTCGCACGACCGGTGATCATTGGCAGCGAGCTTGTCTCGCTCTCCGCACTGCTCACCTGCCGCCGTCACGGAATCCGCCCCGTCGCACTGATCGAGCCCGACCGGGCGCCGCGCACCCGTTCGCTCTTCATGCAGCTCTGCCGGGCGCTGCGCGTGCCGGTCCATTGCGGGGCGCAATTGCTCTCGATCGAAGGCCGCACCCGAGTCGAGGCGCTGTGCCTGCGCAAGGCCGATGGCACGGAGCAGCGTCTGGAGTGTGACGGCATCGTCTTTTCCGGCCGCTTCACACCCGAGGCTACATTGGCCCGGCAAAGCGCGCTGCGGATCGATCCGGGCACGCTGGGGCCGGACGTCGATGCCGAGGGTCGCAGTTGCGATCCGCAGGTCTTTGTTGCAGGCAACGTACTGCACCCGGTCGAGACGGCGGGCCATTGCTGGGCCGAAGGTCGGCGCATCGCGCGGCGGATCGCAGAGGACCTTTCGACGGACGCGTCGATCCCGCAGGCGGGACCGCGCATCAAACTTGGCGAAGGGCTGCGCTACGTGGTGCCGCAATCGCTGGCCCGCGCGGAGGTGGATTGCGTGCTCAATATCCGTGCCGAGGGGACGGCGCGCGGGCGCCTCGTGCTCCGCAACGCGGCGGGGCAAGAGGTCGCGTCGCGCCGGGTCAACAGCTATCCCGAGCAGCCCCTCCGACTTAAGGTTCCGGCGCGAACAGGCGGCCTGTCCGGACAGGAGCTTGAGCTGCGGTTGGAAGAAAGAGGCTGAGCCATGCGAATTCTGGCGCTCGATCAGGGGACGACCTCGACGCGCGGCCTGCTGGTCGATGCGCGCGGCGGCTGCCGGATTGTTAAGGCGCTGCGCCACGCGCAACATTTTCCCGCCGCCGAACGGGTCGAACATGATCCCGCCGAGCTTCTGGCCAACCTGCGCGCGGTGATTGATGCGGCGGGCCCGGTGGATGCCATCGCCCTGTCGAACCAAGGCGAAAGCTGCCTTGCGTGGGATGCCCAGACCGGCGCGCCACTGTCGCGCATCATCGTCTGGCAGGACCGGCGCACGGAGGCGCGCCTCGCTAAGATGACAGATGCCGAGGCGATGGTGCGCGCGCGGGCCGGTCTGCCGCTCGATCCCTATTTTTCAGCCTCGAAACTGGCGTGGCTTCTGGAAACGCAGCCGCAGGTGGCCGAGGCGCATCGCACAGGGCGGCTTCGGCTCGGCACAACGGACGCCTTTTTTCTGCAGAACCTGACCGGCGCGGCGCTGACCGATGTGACCACCGCCTCGCGGACATCGCTCATGTCGCTGGAGACGGGCAGTTGGGATCCGGACCTCTGCGCGCTCTTCGGTGTCCCGCTGGAGTGCCTGCCCGAGATCCGCGCCACGGTAAGCGACTTCGGGCGCATCGGCGAAACCCCGGTGACCGCAGCTATCGTTGATCAGCAGGCGGCGCTTTACGGCCATGGGTGCCGCGCGCCGGGGGATGCGAAGATCACCTTCGGAACCGGGGCCTTCGCATTGGCGCTGGCAGGGGAGACACGCCCCGATCTGGAGGGCAGCGGGCTGCTGCCGACGGTGGCGTGGCGTTTCGGCGAGCGGACGCGTTTTGCCAGCGACGGCGGTGTGCACGCGGCTGGCGCGGCGGTGGAATGGGCGCTGCGCGTTGGGCTTTTGGACAGCCCGGAGGCGCTGGCGGCGTTTGATGCTGCGCCCGCCATTGATCGCGATCTGGCTTTCGTTCCCGCGCTGTCGGGCCTTGCCGCGCCGCATTGGGACGGGTCTGCTGCAGGGCTCTTCATTGGCATGACCGGAGCCACGACGCGCGATGATCTGGCGCAGGCGCTGATCGAAGGCGTGGCGCTGCGCGCGGCTGAGGTGGTGGTACGGATGGGGCAAACGCAGGGTGCCATCGAGCGCATTTCCGTGGACGGTGGGCTGAGCCGCTCGGAATACCTGTGCCAGTTCCTCGCGGATGTGACCGGCGCGCAGATCGTGCTGCCGGGGACCGAAGAACTCACGGCCTATGGCGCGGCGCAACTGGCGGCACTGGGACTGGGCGTGGAGGTGCCCGCCCCGCTGCCGAGGGCAGAAATCACCCCCCGTGCCTGTGACAGGGCAGCACGCATGTCCCGTTTTTCCGACGCGGTGACGCGGGCCCGTGGATGGCGGCAGTAGGGGTGCTGCGAGCTCGGGTCTCTTCGTTTTGGTGGTGTGGTGCAAACCACCATATCAGGCGAAAAATAGACCATTCGGTCAGTTTTGATGTGGCGCTCTCCAGCGCGGATTCCGAAACCGCACTGCAGAAGGCAGGCCTGTGCAAAAAACAGGCCAAACTGTCGCCCAAGCGGCATTTCTCTTGCGAGTCCCTTAACTTCCCCCGGGCAATGCACATAGTGCAGATGCCAGCCTCCGGCAGGCTTGCCCGGCGTGCCGCAAACCCTGCATTTCTTGCTCTGCAAGCACGGCAGAGCGCGCCGGGACGGGAGTTTTCCCGTGACCTAGGATCACCTCGGTCATACGCTGACCGAAACCACAACCCGCCCCGATTTCCGACGTGGGTGTGGCTCTGAAAGACCGAACAGGAAAGCAAAGCTCATGACCTCCGAAAACCCGCCGCTCCCCTTTGTTTG encodes:
- a CDS encoding FAD-binding and (Fe-S)-binding domain-containing protein, with the translated sequence MTATDRSLSDAIDRLPRALKDAGFRGEVTRDSALRAAMSTDNSVYRILPDLIVAPRDAADVAACMSVLERPEFAHVPLTARGGGTGTNGQSLNRGIILDMRRHMHRLLEVDPEGQWADVEPGIVLDDLNAQLRPKGLFFAPETSTSTRCVVGGMVSTDASGKGSRIYGKTSDNLLGVEIARGQGLVSSLSDAPDWAAPMLAAAETAARAGRAAFIKNTPRLNRRFTGYDLERACPEEGGFQWWRLFPGSEGTLGPITRIRVKLRPLPKEKRLVVAGFASFRDSLAAAMPLLQDNPTAIEVMDERVQALAEEAGLLGRLPETLRPLGGEALAYTFVEFNGDDAAELAARIAACEARLQGLPGIRAVHVAAGSDEIRDLWAVRSAGVGLLGKIDGRARPVAFVEDCVVPPETLPEFLDGFLDILTRHGLSFGIYGHVDVGCLHIRPALDIDAEEGRARLVQVSDEIFELVNRHGGIFWGEHGKGVRGAYLEGWIGPEAYAALQGVKAAFDPSGRFNPGKLVAAGAPVMGIATTPFRPFNAPEGDPLEKAFRCNGNAQCLSYAASVPMCPSFKATGDVRHSPKGRADALRAWHGDRQTGEATIDEADLLGTLDTCLGCKACASTCPVQVDIPAMRAAFYAEVYTRKARPLTDRAMLLAERLSPLMLRAAPVIRPFWPLARRVAEVMLGVTDLPGELAHPLPRSARISLAELKQRALPERAVLVWMDWFSALYDGVTQRDVYQGLTALGYAPLFVEMLPAGKVAGDLGDRAGSAKMAGRLVAALSNGAASGAPMIGLDPAFVMALRQDYRKAGLDVPEVLLPQEFLAAEVRRGATLPQVPGGALSLFTHCTESTGAPGARKDWQEVFAALGLQIDTPATGCCGMAGMFGHKERHQQMSRKLFDMSWAEPLAKAEEAVATGFSCRCQTERLAGMPMRHPLGLIADRLK
- a CDS encoding DeoR/GlpR family DNA-binding transcription regulator; amino-acid sequence: MIVQLVEDLGEVLVDSLAERFDASRETIRRDLNELDGAGRIRKFHGGARKASSRGDGGLVEGPFDTRMETLAGEKAAIGRCAAGLFDEGAVIFIDTGSTTIAFARALARRRALTVITNSPEIARLLSRPEGQHRVYLVGGEIAAEGRETLGALAIEQLGRFKARHAVLTIGGMTTGEIMDFDLRETELARAMVSRAEEVTVLADHSKLGRAAVFEVAALTDIDRLVTDRLPTAEMQAALRAAGVDLIIAPDE
- a CDS encoding NAD(P)/FAD-dependent oxidoreductase, with protein sequence MTISVPDTDVAIIGAGVVGCAMARRFALEGARVVVIEAGTDILSGASKANSAILHTGFDAPPGSLELHCMQQAYDEYLSIRNEMNLPLLETGAMVAAWTAQEEERLPDLLAQAQENGVSDARLISRAEVLAREPHLAGDVRAALLVPREHVVDPWSAPLAYATQAQALGARFMFAAPLQSARRDGGTWHLATAAGELRARTVVNCAGLYGDHIEAMLTGASRFEIRPRKGQFVVFDKAASALLRTILLPVPSDRTKGIVLTRTAFGNLLVGPTAEEQEARDRPDVTRPELDALIARAGEMVPGLRDMPVTAVYAGLRPASERKEYRVHADADLGYYCAGGIRSTGLTASLGIARHVFDLWAQAYSASGPAVAAPPVVKVPNLAEHRPRDWQRPGHDGILCHCEMVTTREVEAALQSPLPPGDFGGLRRRTRCAMGRCQGFNCLARIASLCEGRLRAPMVSEDAP
- a CDS encoding NAD(P)/FAD-dependent oxidoreductase — encoded protein: MTARDDYDVIVVGGGPAGLSAATTLKALGVERVLLLERFEAAGGMPRHCGHPPFGMREFRRILSGPAYARRLVAEAERAGVEIRTRSSVLELKPGGVLEVATTEGIEHLTARRILIATGTREQSRAQLLAPGLRPLGVMNTAALQSFVYLDGRAPFARPVIIGSELVSLSALLTCRRHGIRPVALIEPDRAPRTRSLFMQLCRALRVPVHCGAQLLSIEGRTRVEALCLRKADGTEQRLECDGIVFSGRFTPEATLARQSALRIDPGTLGPDVDAEGRSCDPQVFVAGNVLHPVETAGHCWAEGRRIARRIAEDLSTDASIPQAGPRIKLGEGLRYVVPQSLARAEVDCVLNIRAEGTARGRLVLRNAAGQEVASRRVNSYPEQPLRLKVPARTGGLSGQELELRLEERG
- a CDS encoding FGGY family carbohydrate kinase, which translates into the protein MRILALDQGTTSTRGLLVDARGGCRIVKALRHAQHFPAAERVEHDPAELLANLRAVIDAAGPVDAIALSNQGESCLAWDAQTGAPLSRIIVWQDRRTEARLAKMTDAEAMVRARAGLPLDPYFSASKLAWLLETQPQVAEAHRTGRLRLGTTDAFFLQNLTGAALTDVTTASRTSLMSLETGSWDPDLCALFGVPLECLPEIRATVSDFGRIGETPVTAAIVDQQAALYGHGCRAPGDAKITFGTGAFALALAGETRPDLEGSGLLPTVAWRFGERTRFASDGGVHAAGAAVEWALRVGLLDSPEALAAFDAAPAIDRDLAFVPALSGLAAPHWDGSAAGLFIGMTGATTRDDLAQALIEGVALRAAEVVVRMGQTQGAIERISVDGGLSRSEYLCQFLADVTGAQIVLPGTEELTAYGAAQLAALGLGVEVPAPLPRAEITPRACDRAARMSRFSDAVTRARGWRQ